The Magnolia sinica isolate HGM2019 chromosome 9, MsV1, whole genome shotgun sequence genome contains a region encoding:
- the LOC131256871 gene encoding transcription factor IBH1-like, translating to MQASNSFKSLFLKKFLLGLQQGDLSSKNMSFLERKNAIKLSSDIALASARDGVKWSRALIANISKHEKNKILVQKILGVEFDCVTKPYYGSPMCKRVKSKMILRKSCATCRIRKRAPRRILASALAKRMVSKRTQMLKSLIPGGEFMDEFSLLVEGIDYIHSLRAQVEVMQRLANTFELLNRK from the coding sequence ATGCAAGCTTCAAATTCATTCAAGAGTCTTTTCCTCAAGAAATTTCTATTGGGTCTCCAACAAGGTGATCTTTCATCCAAGAACATGAGCTTTCTAGAGAGGAAAAATGCTATCAAGCTATCATCAGACATTGCGCTGGCGTCTGCGCGTGACGGAGTGAAATGGAGCCGTGCACTCATCGCAAATATCtccaaacatgaaaagaacaaGATCCTTGTGCAAAAAATCTTGGGTGTCGAGTTCGACTGCGTAACAAAGCCGTACTACGGGTCTCCTATGTGCAAAAGGGTGAAGAGCAAGATGATCTTAAGGAAAAGCTGTGCGACATGCAGGATAAGGAAGCGTGCACCACGCCGAATTCTAGCAAGTGCCCTTGCTAAGAGAATGGTGAGCAAGAGGACCCAAATGCTGAAAAGTCTCATACCGGGTGGAGAGTTCATGGATGAGTTCTCGTTGTTGGTCGAAGGCATCGACTATATTCACTCACTACGGGCTCAAGTTGAAGTAATGCAGCGGCTTGCAAACACCTTTGAGCTGTTGAATCGCAAGTAA
- the LOC131256872 gene encoding uncharacterized protein LOC131256872: MLRHMDLEASSFGTEPLGDAAREEAIDGLSSSSSRKRGPTRGRELNEKTSLKRVITTNEFGQPNAGDINQVTFNSCIGVLTRTHIPITYTDFRQVPPEHLQRVIESLECSYDFQNNQHAMTTYVRERVNTSWRNYKNQLHLKYVKDKDLAAVKSSPAPVGVPIEDWILFVDQRNTNEFKELSARNASNRAKQVGPSTLGRRSMAVIRHQMAIERNLTSDADVGRADVYIRAHTTKDDKLQFPEAFEKIKSIQSSNPTSQMTNVDDALTQSIGSDSRGRMRGIGGNVGKIALRKTIPIIDKLNMVTRDRDNLKEEVGEMKKSLVDLHMKLNCIVEKQGEQGVVDPPTIPPYKSSRALLPDLIHIGKRCDLCDWKKRVVARGEVHEVDSTAHVHGADLGEGNFRVVLIEIKASHVELWKEDGYHHTLGEVGVGRFVIWPKLFLTIYP, translated from the exons ATGCTAAG GCATATGGATCTAGAGGCATCGTCATTCGGCACAGAGCCGCTAGGGGATGCAGCCCGTGAAGAAGCCATAG ACGGGTTGTCATCTTCATCGTCTAGGAAGAGAGGTCCTACGCGAGGTCGAGAATTAAATGAGAAGACTTCATTGAAGAGGGTCATTACGACTAATGAATTTGGGCAACCGAATGCGGGGGATATAAATCAAGTTACATTCAATTCATGCATTGGTGTTCTCACCCGCACCCACATCCCGATCACCTACACAGACTTTCGCCAGGTGCCTCCGGAGCACCTTCAGAGAGTCATTGAAAGCTTGGAGTGTAGTTATGATTTTCAGAATAACCAACATGCGATGACAACTTACGTTCGTGAACGTGTGAATACCTCTTGGAGAAATTACAAGAACCAGTTGCATTTAAAGTATGTTAAGGACAAGGATCTTGCAGCTGTGAAGTCATCTCCAGCCCCCGTTGGTGTGCCTATAGAGGATTGGATACTCTTTGTGGATCAACGTAATACAAATGAATTTAAGGAATTAAGTGCAAGAAATGCATCCAATCGGGCCAAACAAGTTGGCCCTTCTACACTTGGGCGGCGTAGCATGGCTGTTATACGCCATCAGATG GCAATTGAGAGGAATCTTACTAGTGATGCCGACGTTGGTAGGGCTGATGTGTACATCAGAGCCCATACAACAAAGGATGACAAATTACAGTTTCCCGAAGCCTTT GAAAAAATAAAGTCGATTCAGAGTAGTAATCCAACATCTCAGATGACCAATGTAgatgatgcccttacacag TCAATTGGGAGTGATAGTAGAGGGCGCATGCGGGGTATAGGTGGAAATGTAGGCAAGATTGCATTGAGGAAGACAATCCCTATTATAGATAAGCTCAATATGGTGACGCGGGATCGAGATAATTTGAAGGAGGAAGTAGGTGAAATGAAGAAAAGCCTGGTAGACCTCCATATGAAGCTTAATTGTATTGTAGAAAAGCAAGGGGAACAAGGGGTTGTGGATCCACCAACAATACCTCCATATAAATCTAGTCGTGCCTTGTTG CCTGATTTGATACATATTGGCAAGAGATGCGATCTTTGCGATTGGAAGAAACgggtagttgctcgtggtgaggTGCATGAAGTTGATTCAACTGCCCATGTCCATGGAGCAGATCTAGGCGAAGGAAATTTTAGAGTTGTCTTGATCGAGATTAAAGCTTCGCACGTAGAGTTGTGGAAGGAAGATGGTTATCATCATACACTTGGAGAGGTCGGCGTAGGAAGATTTGTTATTTGGCCCAAGCTATTTCTAACCATCTATCCATGA